In Blastopirellula sp. J2-11, a single genomic region encodes these proteins:
- a CDS encoding LysR family transcriptional regulator, with the protein MPPKTPLTLLYKDISYPQLRSYCETVRHGSMSAAADSLQVSHPTVWKQIRALEQLLGQTLIESDGRRSEITPAGRLLAELATPIIAEFETLRHRFHDACETAPRTLSVAAPPRSYTDDLLGVIAEFRANFPDVRLVMREVFESLGNEMLEAGEVDLVIGDNKCCRNPAELLVEPMYEIEPMVIMPVGHPLAERRRILPKDLAKYSVLNHRDSYADDEGRAILTKAGVFDFPERGFDLILASSIRSCVKQGHGIGLVGRVIPDAVGDPELVERSLKHCLPPTEINGYRSRRITEDPVLRSFIDLVKAKLGK; encoded by the coding sequence ATGCCCCCAAAAACGCCGCTCACGCTGCTCTACAAAGACATCTCCTACCCGCAGCTGCGCAGCTATTGCGAAACGGTCCGACACGGCAGCATGTCGGCCGCCGCAGATTCGCTGCAAGTCTCGCATCCGACAGTCTGGAAACAGATCCGGGCGCTCGAACAGTTGCTGGGACAGACCTTGATCGAGTCGGACGGTCGCCGCAGCGAGATCACGCCGGCCGGCCGCTTGTTGGCCGAACTGGCGACGCCGATCATCGCCGAATTCGAAACCTTGCGACATCGTTTTCATGATGCGTGTGAGACCGCGCCGCGCACGCTATCGGTCGCGGCGCCACCGCGCAGCTATACCGACGATCTGCTGGGAGTAATCGCCGAGTTCCGCGCCAACTTTCCCGACGTTCGTCTAGTGATGCGGGAAGTCTTTGAGTCGCTCGGCAACGAAATGCTCGAAGCGGGAGAAGTTGATCTGGTGATCGGCGACAACAAATGCTGTCGCAATCCCGCTGAGCTGTTGGTGGAACCGATGTACGAGATCGAACCGATGGTCATCATGCCGGTCGGTCATCCGTTGGCCGAACGCCGCCGGATCTTACCGAAAGACCTCGCCAAGTACTCGGTGCTCAACCATCGCGATTCGTACGCCGACGACGAAGGACGTGCGATCCTCACCAAAGCCGGCGTCTTCGATTTTCCGGAACGAGGATTCGATTTGATCCTCGCCTCGTCGATTCGCAGCTGCGTCAAACAAGGGCACGGCATCGGCCTGGTCGGTCGCGTGATTCCTGACGCGGTCGGCGACCCCGAGCTAGTCGAACGGTCCCTGAAACATTGCCTACCGCCAACCGAAATCAACGGCTACCGCAGTCGCCGCATCACCGAAGACCCAGTCCTGCGCTCGTTTATCGACTTGGTGAAAGCCAAACTAGGCAAGTAA
- a CDS encoding DUF1559 domain-containing protein yields the protein MIRLQTYEPKPFLKLPSHRSWAGFTLVELLVVIAIIGVLIAMLLPAVQQAREAARRMQCQNNMKQIGLALHTYHDAHLTFPPGSIALIPSNTVSDWCTSSTSNATQRAPWTVLILSGLEQSSLQQAFIFEEKFTSWSSYAGSTANHAAFLLPAPTTFKCPSDPVSAAEAISANYRGVQGGQTSPTNHCGPIRRFYNNGLLYVNSRTGFKSTVDGSSNVLMVGESHYNTTSANSTSSALLGWASSAKPSSTGPLTGNLAAADGGINSAPIDPNSEDPRDYQSHHFGSFHASGCNFLLADGSVHFLSENIDLTIFRTLGIRDDGLPIGGLP from the coding sequence ATGATCCGACTGCAAACGTACGAACCGAAGCCTTTCCTAAAGTTGCCTTCGCATCGTTCTTGGGCTGGTTTTACCTTGGTCGAACTGTTGGTGGTGATTGCCATTATCGGCGTGTTGATCGCGATGCTATTACCGGCGGTGCAACAAGCGCGTGAAGCGGCCCGGCGGATGCAATGTCAAAACAATATGAAGCAAATCGGTTTGGCGCTGCACACTTATCATGACGCTCACCTCACATTTCCGCCGGGAAGCATTGCGTTGATCCCGTCCAATACGGTTTCCGACTGGTGCACCTCTAGTACGAGCAACGCTACGCAAAGAGCTCCCTGGACGGTTCTGATTTTGTCTGGACTAGAGCAGAGCAGTCTGCAGCAGGCATTCATTTTTGAGGAGAAGTTTACGAGTTGGTCTTCCTATGCTGGAAGCACGGCCAATCACGCCGCTTTTTTGCTGCCAGCACCCACAACTTTTAAATGTCCCTCCGATCCTGTCTCCGCCGCAGAGGCGATTTCCGCAAATTATCGCGGCGTTCAAGGTGGACAGACCTCTCCAACAAACCATTGCGGCCCGATTAGACGTTTTTACAACAATGGACTTCTCTATGTAAATTCGCGGACAGGCTTCAAAAGCACGGTAGACGGTTCCTCGAATGTGCTCATGGTCGGCGAATCGCACTACAATACGACGTCCGCGAATTCAACTTCAAGCGCCTTGCTCGGCTGGGCGTCTTCCGCCAAGCCCAGCTCTACTGGTCCATTGACAGGCAATCTTGCCGCAGCCGATGGAGGGATCAACTCGGCGCCGATCGATCCTAACAGTGAAGATCCTCGCGATTATCAATCGCATCACTTTGGCAGTTTCCATGCCAGCGGCTGTAACTTTCTGCTGGCGGACGGCTCGGTCCATTTTCTGAGTGAGAACATCGATCTGACAATATTCCGCACTTTGGGGATACGCGACGATGGCCTGCCGATTGGAGGACTACCGTAG